The following nucleotide sequence is from Salvia splendens isolate huo1 chromosome 2, SspV2, whole genome shotgun sequence.
ataattgaacttgataatctttattCTTTGTttaagaactctaaaatatcGCATCAAAACACTCTCATTTTGTTTGCACAAAATGTAGAAAAGAATTGTTGAAGTTAAATTAATTGGATGTATGATTACTCTGTGTGCAATTTCACAATATCCAGTAAATCGAATGGAGTAtcatagtaattttttattgacATTATGACGACATAGTGTTAGAAAATAcaatgtaaaaaataaaagattattgcAGAAATTAAAAGACGCTAAAAGCTTTATCGACTACATTGTGTTAGACTTGAATTGAATTCTCTTAATGGTCACACAACCTTTTATAGGCTCTAATTCTAGATATAcatagaaaatatattctaattccCTAAATATCTTCTTGGTTTAATTTTCCATAATTTTTAACTGATTTCCTTCATAATTCTTGTCATAACCTCATctcttgccttcttgttctcaaattaacttgcacgatctttagtttcgacacttaacttgcacgatctttagtTTGATAATCAGTTGGCTGAGATATCAACCACTTCCAAACGATTCAATCTTCGAATCAAGGAGAGAATTGTTGAGGACGAAGGCGGAGCAGCCAATGTCTACGCAGCGAGGGGGAGAGAGATAGTGTCGCCACACAACCACTGTGAAGAGTTGGTGGGAATGGGATGTCGTCGAGAGGACGCTGAGAACCCGTTGCCAAAAGACGATGTTAAAGGAACAACTGCCGGAAAAGCCAAAGCCAATAAGAGAAGATGAGGCCTTCTTAAAGTAAATGAGAGAAGATCCCGAGATAGGAGACGCACAATGGCCGTGAAGCGTCGCCtgttaaagaataaaaaaactGGATTAAAGGAGTGATGAGAGAATTCTCACCGTTTGGAAAAGCTTGTGTCGGCTTCAAGTGGAAAAACTCGGTTGCTTCTTATTCGCCGGACCATTTCTGCCTGAAGCTATCTTCTCTGGCATAGGCGATACTCCAATCATCTCGAATAATTATTCGGTTGGGGCTAACCTCTCCCCCTCGACCGGATAATTCTTCGACTGTTTTGTCTCCTTACCCCAATGCCCTGCGGTTGGTCATGGAAAGCTTCTCACAGGCCATTCCGGCAGTACTTTCTCAGGCCTTATCTGATTGTTTGGTCGGATACTTCCTCTCCCCTCGGCCAAACAAACTTTGAACTCCTTCTTATCTTGACTGTTGCTGTTTTCTCTTCGGCTGTAGTCAGCCTTCTTCTCCGGTTGTTTAGTTCCTCTCCTCCTCGGCCAAACAATTCATCGAGACAAGTTTCTTAACCTCCTCGGCTTTAGTGGCTCTCTCAACATCGCCTTTCTAGCCTTTCTTCTGGTAGGGTACTTCCTTTCCCCCTCTACCGGATAACTACTTctatattttcttctcttttggGGGGGAGACTCGATCTCTTCCATGACTGCTCCTCTGCAGCCTTCTTGTCTGTCCGTGGCGGTTCCTCCGCCAACTCATAGGTGTGTGTAAACTTCGGCCACTCAGTCTTCAGCTTGGCCACCATGACTCCAAGATTGCTTTCTCGGAGCTTCTCCTGTCGGCAACCGCCTCGACAACCTCCTCTTCCTGGTGACAGCCTCTCCCCTGTGACGGATTCCAAGTTAGAAGCCGGCAACAGGCTGGCTGTCTCTGGGAGATTTGAGATAAACAAGCTGATATTCAAGATCTGGACTAGTtattagttttgatttttctcaACCAACAGAAGATAGATCCAAACATAAACAAATACAAAtctgtttattttttatagagAGACAGTGAACGATCCCTTTGatcgaacctgctctgataccatgttagaaaatacaatgtgaaaaataaaagattattgcagaaagtaaaagacgCTAAAAGCTTTATCGACTACATTGTGTTAGACTTGAATTGAATTCTCTTAATGGTCACACAACCTTTTATAagctctaattctagctatacatagaaaatatattctaattccaTAAATATCTTCTTGGCttaattttccataatctttaattgatttccttcatTATTCTTGGCATAACTTCATCTCTTGTCTTTTtattctccaattaattgattttcttATTCCAACAATTGAATTCATTATTTATAGAAGTAATAGAAGAGAGGATTAATACTCCATAGACATACCTCTATAAAGCTAATAATAATAGGATGCGGCGAGAAGGCACTTCGCAATCGAATACAACAAAAGGGGAGCTAAAACCCACGTGCGGTCACGCACTCTTTCAAGTAATTCAACGGTAGTGCTGAGGCATAGCGTGGCTGACATGTGTCGCATAGATTTGCGTGATCAGGAATTGCAGTACTATCTAACCACCGAAAATAGTGTTATAGGACAAAAACCAGTATTTACTAAACCCCAATTGGTTTTgaagacccaatatcatggtctcgtgcgtttgaagttgcgtgggggtcatagttgacctattgGCCttattgagttggcctaagagcatccacagcgaattattcgggggtggaggtggcgcatagggagcGGGGGCAAATGGAGTCACGGCGCGACGAcggtcggccgccgccttcttccttccttgcggtcggcgtcgggaaccacttggtccggcgtcggggctacccaagttagctacggcgagttggctagccacttcttcggagccggcgtcggatagggataccgaccttgaccgtttggaggagccgctagaggaggatgttacgcctcccatatacttcgggtgcgtccgcgtgtCCTGCCAAActttgaggtacttgaacgacttgccgttcatggattggtaggtgctcagcgcggaagtgatgatgtcgacctcgctccggccgctcccggcattccgcgtctcctggaggaaatagccgttgaacttgccaatttcttcgttggctcggccgatggagttgcgcaccatactctcgttgtgctcgatcgttcccggcggcctgTTTTCATtataccggctagagacgcgccaccaaaagggatcaccggattggttcgtgccaaccaccccatcttcggagatttccaagtacgccttgaacaatttatccatctccgccggagtgtacggtgtgcggacaccgcgagtaggaggaggcggtcggcctaggctccggtgtccacccgtatcgcccttcggaggcaccttggtcgttgattgggtatggccggtagccacccggaacgcccgaatcttgggtttgaggaggggccgaatattccgtttccggactaggaaacggttgtgaaccgaactaTTCGGGGTTCCAATCGTGAGAGGGCGggtggtcatcgccttggccggacattgttatgttgtagggtatgagagaatgaagatgaaaatggatatgggagaatgaagatgagaatggatatgagagaatgaagatgagaattgtgtagtttgatgtgaatttttgggtgtaaaagtgggggtatttatagataaagtgtgtattttttggggaaaaaaaaagcggcgcgagcgcagcggcggcgagacacgtccgtgccaacggcgcggacggacgcgggttgggccaccaccgttgtggatgctcttagcccACAAATTATATTAATCAAGTTATATAGCAATCCAATTAATCAAAGAAAAAGAACAATCACTATGCATCGTCTGAAAAGAAATTGGAATATGCACACCTTATTTCTGGTTTTGGCGATGGGATACGTTATAAGTACTGGTCAGGGTTAAGAAAGGATGAagatattaagaaaaataaacaaaagacTAATATAGCAAATTATTGGACGCTAATTTGAGGTGTAATTTAATCATCCAAAATCAATTgcatttgataaatgaaatctcataaatttatttatcattttgcAAATtgcacatgtatatatatatataacgtATATGGTTGTCGGTTGAATAAATCATATAGAATGAGCTGAAAATCAACGGATAAAAGTTGGAGAGCTGGAAATGACAGCTCATGAGTTAGTTATAACCGTTTCTTAGCGGTTGAGCTAAATGCTTGGATGCGAAGTTGCAGACCGAGCTGTGCATTCATATATAAGCTGGAAATAGAGATTTCACAGCTGTGATGTGAAAAGAAGGGTAGAGAGAAATTAAGAGTAGAAGGTGTCCTATGGTACTGATGGAGTTCACCATTATTCTCGTAGAGAATATCTCTTGATCTTGTTTTAGTCCTTAGTAATTCCCTCTGTAATCTTGTAGCTCGAATCAAATAAAGAAGATGATCTCCTTTCTTCCGTGGATGTAATAGGCTTACGCAGTACCACGTAATCGCCCGGTCCGTGTTGGTTGTTCATTGCATTCCAGATTTCTGAATATTTCCCATGTTAGTTGTGGGCAAGTCGGACCTAGCTGCTTTGGTTCCCTCTCTTTGTCTATACAGGTGGTTGGAGCTAGGTTGGGTCGGTTGATTTGTTGAGCACGTGTCAGGGTACGAGGTTGCCCTAATTTTTGGGGCAAGTGAAAGATGCGGGTATTTGGTCTTAGAATTGAATGAGGTATGTAAATATCTGCATATTTGCCAAATGTACGTTGAGGAATCAACATCCCTAATCATACCAATCAATTTGGATCGAGATATTTTCCATCTTCATTGCCCTATATAAGCTCCTTCGCCTCTTAATTTCTCTCTCATAAGAAAATTAATCTTGAAAAATGGCAAGGAAGATGCATAGCGTGGAGGTGGCGCCATGGCCTACCCTGTTCCCTCAAAAACGTCGTCGTGCTTCTCCATATCTTGAGACTATTAGAGAAGGCAGGTCAGAAGGCCATGAAGAAACCTCCTTTCTTCGTCTcaatctctctttcttcttccaaatcaTCTTTCATTTTCCCCACGCCTTGGCTCACTGACTACTCTTGTTAGATGCCTGTCTcacccaaaaaaagaaaataaacttaaaTGATTCATCACCATGGCTGCAGATAGTAATGCGGTTGgatgactctctctctctctctctcgcggGAGGAGAGAgatgagcgagagagagagagagaagagagagagagcgagagagagagagagagagagagagagagagagagagagagagagagcgagagaggagagaggaagagagagagagagagagaagagaagagaagagcgagagagagagagagagagatagtagagagagagagagagcgagagagataGCTAGCGAGAGAGCGAGAgatgagagcgagagagagagagagagagaagcggAGCGAGCAGAGATATCATAGTATCTTCTatatattctctctctctctctctctctctctctctctctctctctctctctctctctctctctctctctctctctctctctctctctctctctctctctctctctctctctctctctctctctctctctctctctctctctaggcAAGCATTAGTGTGTGATGATTTGTAGCAACTCGGAAACTGCCTTGTTTTTGTGTGGCAGTGTCTGCGGTGTCTTTTTTAAGGCTTTCATTCTTCTATTTTAGCGAGCAATGATGTTACCTTCATCAGTTATTTAATTTAAGGGCTTGTTTGGTATTTTAGTTGTGGTTTGGCAAGAAAATATATAGATCATGATTAATTGTGAATTGCGTTTCTCGAAGATAGTATTTCTTCAAGTGTGCTTTATTATCTTGATTTGTGTTTTGGTTCATAATAACATGTATACACCCTCAATTTTAATAGAGGATTTCCTTGAATCTCATTCTAAAACCCTACCGCAAGTGATGAGTTCCTGTTTCGCCTCAAATTTCAGGCATAATCGTTGGAATACTAATTTGTTTACGGAGAACTCGAGTTTTTGTCGAAGTTTGTTTTCGCCAATAGTTTAATGATGACGTGCTCTCGCACCATTTAATTGAACCataattaattgtttaattGTATTTAGCTATAATTGGTAATATGGTCATTTGCATCTAATAAATTAACTACCAATTGCCACGCTCATAAGGCCATAACCAAGAGAATAACCTATATAAGCATGAAAAAGGGTTCAATAGATGAGACTTGGGCCTATTAAAGTTGTGCTTAGATGAAGAAGAGAGTCGAATTGGGCTTAATAAAAATTAGTCCCAACCCTAACAAATCAAACATGCATACCGtgcttttcttatatttttggaaatcaGATATGTTTAATGATTATGTTACAAAGAGGTTTCTTGATTAAAATGTAGTAAACCATATACAATATATTACCCAATAAATAGGGTACTTAAATTTGTTATATTTATCgggaaatttttgaaagaacATGCTGAACCAACCTATTTATTGGGAGTACTAGTATTTACATTTATAGATTAGAGGCATTTGCTCTTTTCAATTATATATCCGTCCATGAAAAGTAGGTTGTTTAGAAAATGGATCATATTTTCTTCTAACAATAATTCAACCACTATTGttctttatttctctttttttttaatattaattttgtatttaaattcgtgtttactaaaattatttatttttgaatgtatgttaattatatataaaagtgaATGATATGGGTATGAATATGAATACTTTAATAATCtcctaattataaaaaaaaaacatttcttaTAGAAATCGATATGTCCAagcaaaaataaagaaaacggTGGATAATGTTATGGCAGCTGGGAGCTGACCATTGGGTGGTCGGCCTATGCAAAAatgcacagcagaggatccccaCCGGGCCAAACTGACGGTTGAAGTGCTAAATGTTTAAGCAAGTActtataatttcttttttatccACCAACCATAAATTGAATGATGCGACGAGGACTTTAATTTACTTTACCACGATTTAGGTGTATTGATCAATTTTACCTATTCATAATGTCGTAAATATATCTTTTAAACATTAATTTCGTACTGTTTTAAGATGATATGACATTAAATAATGTCATTTTACCATATGTTTTTGAGAAAGAAGTTATGTCTTATGATTGTGAACCCCAGCTCTCAACCTCAAAGTTAAATTAGTAAGAAATGCTCTAACTCGGTACATTTTGGTGTGACCTTTTAAGTTTTAAAACTCATTTTACTCTAATTATTTTTCATCTTAAATATGCCTACCAAACATGAATTGTGTGAACATATAAACGTGCATTAGCTAAAATTGGTCTAATGCTCGTCAACatgcaaaaatgataaaatagtgagagtgaatattattcatatatttgaCATTTGTGGTTGTAATTCGTCTTCCTTATCTCAGggtacattttttattttgcatcTATTTACTTATGATGAAATGTCCTAGAGATGGGGTGGATATTCTTGAGGACAAATGTCGTATGTTCGAATAGTACCAATATAGCTATACGTTTGAGTTTATCGAACACTTTTTTGTGTTTGGGTTTTAGATAGTTTTAAGCATAACAATTAGTATAGTATAAATATAGAAGATAAATTACAGGAGTACATGATTTAGATGCATGTAGCTCTCACATCTCAAAAGCATATATAAGTTTAGAAATTATTGAAAAACTTTTGAGGTGTAAGACAGATAAATTTATCTGGCAAGGCAATTCATACCATTCATTATCATACAAAATGACAACGCAAAAGTTCCCCATTCAAAATTATATATAGACGATTAACAACTCAGCAGTAGTTTATAAGCaatacaaataatattatttgataATCATTTGTGAAGAGCTTAAGATACTATTAACTAATAATTACAGCTCCTTCTTGATATGTTTGGACTGTTGTACTGTTTCTCATACCATAGTGGATTCGCATATGAGCACAAGCATATTCAATCTACATCTTTTTCATACATGAAGTATTTTCTTGATAAATAGTCCTAtgatttttattgaaaattctATAGATTGAGTGCTAAAGCAACTATATATGCCACCTAAGACGAATAATAAGTGAATAGCAAATCACTTTTGTAATATCCCGATACATTGCTTTGGATTAAATATGATCTTTCGATACGAATTAGCTGAAAGAAATGTCTCAAACTTTATGATAATATAAAGAAGTGTTGTTTATAATTGTTATATAATAAGAAAACAAGAATATATAAGAAAAACTGTGAAACTCGTATGATTTGGAAATTTATGTTTATCACGTAAAAGATCCCTATAGTGTCCGAAACGGGTCCAAAGGGGCATTCTGGTGTGGGAGAAGGGGTGAGACTCAGCCAGACCGCGCCAGCTATGTCCACAAGCTCGGCCATGGGCTGAGACGTGCAAGGCCACCGGTCCTGGCACGTGTTACCGAGCTATAGAGCCATCGTGCAAGGCCTTCGAGCCATCGAGCAAGGCCATATAGCCATCGTGTAAGGCCGTCGAGCCAGGCCATAGAGCCATCGTGCAAGGCCGTCGAGCCATCGTGGCAGGCCGTCGAGCCATCGTGCCAGACCATAGGGACATCGTGCCGGGCCATAGAGCCATCGTGCAAGGCCGTCGAGCCATCGAGCAAGGCCATAGAGCCATCGTGCCAGGCCATCGAGCCATCGTGCCAGGCCATAGAGCCATCGTGCAAGGCCATCGAGCCATCGTGCCTCGGGTGTTACAACTTTATTGTTACCTTATATGACGCAGCCttaagtaaataattaaataatttaaatttatgtaattatgAGGTGGCAATCTATTTTAAAAGAGTAAAAGAAAtgctaattttaatttatttctgaGGCGTTATAGAAGTTTATtagtatatatttattgtaCAAATTTTGAGAATAATTTCCACGGCAAGTACAGAGCGCTGGgtgtaaaatattaaaatcacaTAGTACTATCATATTTTgataatatattataaataaatcgaataaaaaaacaattaaattgaAAGTTGAACTGATAGATTCTCAAAAACAACAACTACTACTAATGCAAAAACACCCTGTGATAATTAAACACTAAGCATCAAACTTGACATGATGATACAAAATAATGAAGTGGTTTCAGCCACAAAAGGCTTTCGGTATAATTATACCACTAGTTTAATTTCTGATCTGTTGCTTTCTTGGGAATTTATTACGCTTACGTCCAACGGTTGGAACTTGAAATTCGTATGGAAAATGAAATAGTAGTATACTACTTACTAGTTAtcatcttttaaaaaaaaattactatattaAACTATGTCAACCTATTCATATCTAACATAATTTAACTATATCAATTTAAGATTTTACTTAACTTCGatcaaaattaatttatctTCAATTAGAGAATTTACTAGTTAAAATCAAGATAAAACAATATTAGTAGAGATGCTGCTGAGACTGTTGTgctctttcatattttatgtTATACCCCATTGCAATGGAAACGTACATATCAATAAATGTCAATGAACAATGATTGACATAATTTCATATAATATCAGTTAATCCAGCATGTTAAAATATGTAAAGAGCCAAAATTAGTGACGAGGGTGGGGCCAAGCAAGCAAAGAAAATGGCCACTAACCTATATTGGTCGGCTATAAATAATTTCGGGTAAATTATTACTTAATCTGAATTAGTTTAGGCGGCCTCAGAAATTAATCTTTAATCATACATTATCTTAATTATTCCATGCATCCCCAACCATAAATACCAAACACCCCTCCACAGTCACACACCTCTATCAACACACACAGTATTCTCTAATCAATGACGAAGGACGTGGAAGCAGTGGAGCCAGCGGCGGAGTACTCCGCGAAGGACTACCACGACCCGCCGCCGGCTCCGCTGATCGACTTCGACGAGCTGACCAAGTGGTCCTTCTACAGAGCCCTGATCGCGGAGTTCATCGCCACCCTCCTCTTCCTCTACGTCACCGTCCTCACCGTCATCGGCTACAAGTCCCAGAGCGCCACCGACGAGTGCGGCGGCGTCGGCATCCTCGGCATCGCCTGGGCCTTCGGCGGCATGATCTTCATCCTCGTCTACTGCACCGCCGGAATCTCGGGGGGCCACATCAACCCGGCGGTCACCTTCGGCCTCTTCCTGGGGCGGAAGGTGTCGCTCATCagggcggtcatgtacatggtgGCTCAGTGCCTCGGCGCCATCTGCGGCGTCGGCCTCGTCAAGGCCTTCCAGAAGTCTTACTACAACCGCTACGGCGGCGGGGCCAACACCCTCAGCGACGGATACAACAAAGGCACCGGCCTCGGAGCCGAGATTATAGGTACCTTTGTTCTCGTCTACACCGTCTTCTCCGCCACCGATCCCAAGAGAAACGCCCGGGATTCCCATGTTCCAGTAAGTAATTAATCATTTGCttgcattttaatattttttttatcgtcgcatattagtttgatattgtacTGATGATTGATGACTGCATATCAGTTTGATATTGTACTGATATTGACTGCATAGTAGTTTGATATTGTACTGATGATTGATGACTGcatattagtttgatattgtacTGATGATTGGTGGTGAATGAAGGTGTTGGCTCCGCTTCCAATTGGATTCGCGGTGTTCATGGTTCACCTGGCCACCATCCCCATCACCGGCACCGGAATTAACCCGGCTCGGAGCTTTGGCGCCGCCGTCATCTTCAACAACGAAAAGGCCTGGGATGACCATGTAATTTCTCATCACCTTctttaaacaaattaatttcatatgtTGAATATGAttataaaatagtaataattggggggtgtgtgtgtgtgtttgtatatGTGCAGTGGATATTCTGGGTGGGGCCATTTATTGGAGCTGCGATTGCTGCAATCTACCATGTATTCATCTTGAGGGCAGGGGCCCTGAAAGCTCTAGGATCATTCAGGAGCAATGCCTGATTTATCATAATAATATGAAATGCCCTTTCTCTACCATTATCAACATGTACATATTTTTTTCTCCGTCTATTTaattcttcttcctttttttctttgtttgtaaTTCCAATGTATTGGTCGccatcttcttttttcttttaattcaagaaaaatgtttgtgtattttacacCCTGCTATCTCGTTTCGGATTTATGACGTTTAAGTTGATCAAGAAATGATGGCATACTTATGGAAGATATATACGAGTAAGACATAGTAGAACATTATTATTGCACATACAATATAGTTTAGAATTTGCCTTAATGGCCACGCATAatgttataattaaaaattcatatAATTGTTCAAGAAATAATACtcctttttttgttaatttccaCGCACAATGCTATTATTCAAAATTCATATAATGAATTACTactgttgattaaaaaaatatttgctCTGTTTTTTGTTAATATATAGAGGCATTTTTTTGTCAcggaaaataagaaataaatgtCTTATGTGTTATATGGAGACATgtaataaagtaggagaaaataaagcaacaagtgaataaagaataaagtataagaTAATAGTGAAGAAGAAACTTGTATCTTTGCTAATAGAAATGATATTATATCATAATGGaacgttttaaaaaaaaaaaaaaacccgacTCTATTAATTCCCAAGATGGGAGTGTTGCTGTAAGTAAATAGAATTGTGATAAACgattaataaaaatgataattaagTAAAATGGTCACAATAATTGTGACTTAAATATGAAGTGGTTTGGTTACGTAATTTCCACCGAACCTCATTTGACATGATTGAATTATTTGAATATGAAAATGGCAGGTATGTGTTGTCATAAGTAGAGTCTTTTGGTAAAGTATAATATTAATAGGGTGGAAATAATTGGCAATTGTTTGTGCAGAAAATGTTTGGATTAGGAATAGTCGATGTGTCGATGCATAGTTTTGTTTTGCTTATTTATTGTAAATGTTATCCACTAGTCAACTTGCATGGCATCAGAGACAGAATAATTattcatttcattaaataaattgATGGCTAAGAATCGAATTTTTTGGGAGTTAAAACTTTGGGGCAGGGAAGACGCACTAAAGTTAAatatacacattaaattaatttatcaacTAGTCTTTATCACAATAAAAAGTTGCAGGTATACATACACATCATTATATGTCATTTTCATAGAGTCATTAACCTAATCCTTCTTATCTTGTCCTtgattatttattcatttttctgcGGCTAGTAATGGTTTAGCCGTTGGCTTTCCACCTAAAAGAAATTTTATAAGATGACATTTAattgatcaagaaataaagGCTTAATGATATAACATGGTTATTATATTAATGCATAAAATAAGATGGTTTGTTTTTCACAAACCATGAGATAATGGGCCTTTTATTAGGCCCATCTGCCTTGATATTTGGACTTGGCCTCCTCCTTTATTTCTGCcaaaataattcattaaaacatTTCTTTTCAATAAGAATTCAATTAAACATTTACGGAAGTGATGTACCACAAAAAAAGCCAACTCATATACAGCTTCATTAAAAATTCAGTAAGCATGACGAATACTATTAACAAATTCTTGATTTAGACATTCTTATTAGGAATCATTTTTATTAACAAATTCTTGATTTAAACATTCTTATTAGGAATCATTTTTATTAACAAATTCTTGATTTAGACATTCTTATTAGGAATCATTTTTTACGGCGTTGGTAAGAAGTTACTAACAAATTAGGGTTTTAAGTCATTGAGTGTTCACCACCTTGGTGTGTTTGGTGTGTATGAATTTTAACCCTAAAAAAAACATTGTTTATCTATATATGGTGTATTAAGCATGTGTAACTGGATTAAGTTTTATGGAATAATCCTACGTGAAACAGAAAAGGTAGAATCAGATAAAAGCCTTTTCTTGGGCATATGATGGACCGCAATGGACGGTCTCTTTATCTTAGCAGACCTTAACACTGCATAAACATATCAAATTAACTctctccgtcctataaaaatatacaATTTCGAGACAACAacaattttaatgcataatcaatattaAGTCATTGTAGTTAGATCCTAAAACTTTGAATTTTTCTCCATATTTTCTAAAAACCAAttcatttgttattttattttattctttaatttCTGCTTGAATTAGTTAGTAATTAGGATTTTAGAATCCAAACTAAAATTTGAATCGTCTAATAAATAGTAAAGATAGCTACTATTAAACACACAGTTTAACATGGATTAATCTCACTATTTTATTGTAACATAACCATGAAACGATGATGCCGTCTAGTGCTAAGCTTCGTGTTATTTCTCTTTCCTTCATCACTTAAGCACATGCACATCCAGCATATCTTTATTGAACTAATTCGCACTCCATTGAGACCATTGTCTAAGACTAGTGAGCTGTCTATCAATTAAAGATCAAACTTCAAATAATGATCAattttgataa
It contains:
- the LOC121760766 gene encoding aquaporin PIP2-7, with protein sequence MTKDVEAVEPAAEYSAKDYHDPPPAPLIDFDELTKWSFYRALIAEFIATLLFLYVTVLTVIGYKSQSATDECGGVGILGIAWAFGGMIFILVYCTAGISGGHINPAVTFGLFLGRKVSLIRAVMYMVAQCLGAICGVGLVKAFQKSYYNRYGGGANTLSDGYNKGTGLGAEIIGTFVLVYTVFSATDPKRNARDSHVPVLAPLPIGFAVFMVHLATIPITGTGINPARSFGAAVIFNNEKAWDDHWIFWVGPFIGAAIAAIYHVFILRAGALKALGSFRSNA